Proteins found in one Actinokineospora alba genomic segment:
- the paaK gene encoding phenylacetate--CoA ligase PaaK, with amino-acid sequence MDDLSPRPGDLEPIETASVDELRTLQTERLHWTVRHAYDNVPHYRAAFDAVGVHPDDVKELADLAKLPFTAKADLRDNYPFGMFAVPREQVVRVHASSGTTGKPTVVGYTRDDIETWSTVMARSIRAAGGRAGHILHNAYGYGLFTGGLGAHYGAEKLGCTVVPVSGGMTERQVHLIQDFRPDLIMVTPSYMLSIIDEMERQGIDPRSTSLKVGIFGAEPWTNDMRREMEQRLDMHAVDIYGLSEVMGPGVANECVETKDGLHVWEDHFYPEIIDPVTGEVLPDGEVGELVFTSLTKQAMPVIRYRTRDVTRLLPGTARTMRRVEKITGRTDDMIILRGVNLFPTQIEELILSTPELSPHFQCVLGRTGNLDNLTVRVERRETAPFEGAQESGVLLQRLIKNSIGVTVAVEVVEPAGVERSVGKMRRIVDQRPAR; translated from the coding sequence ATGGACGACCTGAGCCCGCGACCCGGAGACCTGGAGCCGATCGAGACGGCCTCGGTCGACGAGCTTAGGACGCTGCAGACCGAGCGGCTGCACTGGACGGTCCGCCACGCCTACGACAACGTCCCGCACTACCGTGCAGCCTTCGACGCCGTCGGGGTGCACCCCGACGACGTCAAGGAGCTTGCAGACCTCGCGAAGCTGCCGTTCACCGCGAAGGCAGACTTGCGCGACAACTACCCGTTTGGCATGTTCGCGGTTCCGCGCGAGCAGGTCGTCCGGGTCCACGCCTCGTCCGGCACCACCGGCAAGCCCACGGTGGTCGGCTACACGCGGGACGACATCGAGACCTGGTCGACTGTGATGGCGCGCAGTATCCGGGCCGCCGGAGGCCGTGCCGGCCACATCCTGCACAACGCGTACGGCTACGGCCTGTTCACCGGTGGCCTTGGTGCGCACTACGGCGCCGAGAAGCTCGGGTGCACCGTCGTGCCGGTTTCTGGCGGAATGACTGAGCGACAGGTGCATCTGATCCAGGACTTCCGTCCAGACCTCATCATGGTCACGCCCTCCTACATGCTCTCGATCATCGACGAGATGGAGCGGCAGGGCATCGATCCGCGCAGCACCTCCTTGAAGGTCGGCATTTTCGGCGCCGAACCGTGGACCAACGACATGCGTCGCGAGATGGAGCAGCGCCTCGACATGCACGCAGTCGATATCTACGGGCTCTCGGAGGTCATGGGCCCTGGTGTGGCCAACGAATGTGTCGAGACCAAGGATGGCCTCCACGTCTGGGAGGACCACTTCTACCCCGAGATTATCGACCCGGTTACCGGGGAGGTGCTCCCCGATGGCGAGGTCGGCGAGCTGGTTTTCACCTCATTAACCAAGCAGGCGATGCCGGTCATCCGGTACCGGACCCGCGACGTGACCCGGCTCCTACCCGGCACGGCGCGCACGATGCGCCGGGTGGAGAAGATCACCGGACGCACCGACGACATGATCATTCTGCGCGGGGTGAACCTCTTCCCGACCCAGATTGAGGAACTTATCCTCTCCACCCCGGAACTCTCACCGCACTTCCAGTGCGTCTTGGGCAGAACCGGGAACCTGGACAACCTCACGGTGCGCGTCGAGCGCCGGGAGACGGCTCCGTTTGAAGGAGCGCAGGAGTCCGGTGTTCTTCTCCAGAGACTGATCAAGAACTCGATCGGCGTCACCGTCGCGGTCGAGGTCGTTGAACCCGCAGGTGTCGAGCGGTCCGTCGGCAAGATGCGCCGGATCGTCGACCAACGTCCCGCACGCTGA
- a CDS encoding carbohydrate ABC transporter permease, with the protein MTTALSLEPREIQVVEVPVTGSPKRGMLTRFVSKLGNGGVQVGLALVALFWLTPVIGLLVASFRSEQANTASGWWTIFTKPLDLTLENYAELAGNKAIWQSFLNTVYIAVPSTVLVVVISALAAYALAWIDFPGRDWLTVVVVGLLVMPIQVALIPVAKLFGAVGLFGTIAGVVLFHVAFGLPFAVFLLRNFFTGIPVDLVEAARMDGATEWVVFRRVILPIAKPALASLTIFQFLWVWNDLLVALVFADQDSAPITVALRSQLRQFGANIDLLSTGAFLSMAVPLVVFLAFQKYFVQGVLAGSTK; encoded by the coding sequence GTGACTACTGCGCTGTCTCTCGAGCCCCGTGAGATCCAGGTCGTCGAGGTACCGGTGACCGGATCACCGAAACGAGGCATGCTCACCCGGTTCGTGTCGAAGCTCGGCAACGGTGGGGTGCAGGTCGGCCTCGCGCTGGTCGCGTTGTTCTGGCTGACCCCGGTGATCGGGCTGCTGGTCGCGTCGTTCCGCAGCGAGCAGGCCAACACCGCGAGTGGCTGGTGGACGATCTTCACCAAGCCCCTCGATCTGACCCTGGAGAACTACGCCGAACTCGCGGGTAACAAGGCAATCTGGCAGTCGTTTCTCAACACCGTCTACATCGCGGTCCCCTCGACGGTGCTGGTCGTGGTGATCTCCGCGTTGGCCGCCTACGCCTTGGCATGGATCGACTTCCCCGGTCGTGACTGGCTCACCGTGGTCGTGGTCGGATTGCTGGTGATGCCGATCCAGGTGGCGTTGATCCCGGTGGCGAAGCTGTTCGGCGCGGTGGGACTGTTCGGCACCATCGCCGGCGTCGTGTTGTTCCACGTCGCGTTCGGCCTGCCGTTCGCGGTGTTCCTGCTGCGCAACTTCTTCACCGGGATTCCGGTCGACCTGGTGGAGGCCGCGCGGATGGACGGCGCGACCGAATGGGTGGTGTTCCGCCGGGTGATTCTGCCGATCGCCAAGCCGGCGCTGGCGTCGCTGACTATCTTCCAGTTCCTCTGGGTGTGGAACGACCTGCTGGTGGCACTGGTGTTCGCCGACCAGGACTCCGCGCCGATCACCGTCGCACTGCGATCGCAGCTGAGGCAGTTCGGCGCGAACATCGACCTGCTGTCCACCGGGGCGTTCCTGTCCATGGCGGTGCCACTGGTGGTGTTCCTGGCGTTCCAGAAGTACTTCGTGCAGGGGGTGCTCGCCGGATCCACCAAGTAG
- a CDS encoding ABC transporter permease — MEGPAGLPRRSDEGRGDDAALGNECDQSVRVVTQVLRARRGAAEPGRSPGKAALFLLPAVLLLGSLVVYPLVYSLFRSFFDASGDKFVGLGNYEETFTDPRTLIAFRNNVIWVVVAPAVVTCLGLIFAVLTERIRWATAFRLILFMPMAISLLASGIIFRLVYEQDPERGVVNAAMVGVHDVFATPSSYPGARPRSGFDASERGYTSTATVSPGGVVSLPLVGYSPQQLPTSARPVSQPSAGRNEVRGAVWLDVSTGGRSGRIDPAERGLPGLTVEIVRDGAVVATTMTGDDGRFTFPNLGPGEYSVRLPSGNFALPFRGLTWLGPALVTPVIISSWIWIMTGFAITFIAAGLSAIPRDALEAARVDGATEWQVFKRVTVPLLAPVLLTVFVTLVINVLKIFELVFVIAPGSVQEEANVLALQMWQVSFGAGGDQGVGSALAIILFLLVAPAMLYNIRRFRRERS, encoded by the coding sequence GTGGAAGGACCTGCAGGACTTCCTCGCCGATCCGACGAAGGTCGAGGAGACGATGCAGCGCTTGGAAATGAGTGCGATCAAAGCGTACGCGTCGTGACCCAGGTGCTGCGCGCACGCCGCGGCGCGGCCGAGCCGGGGCGTTCCCCCGGCAAGGCCGCGCTGTTTCTCCTGCCCGCTGTGCTGCTCCTCGGTTCGCTGGTCGTCTATCCGCTCGTCTACTCGCTGTTCCGCAGCTTCTTCGATGCGAGCGGCGACAAGTTCGTCGGTCTAGGCAACTACGAGGAAACCTTCACCGACCCGCGGACGCTGATCGCTTTCCGCAACAACGTGATCTGGGTGGTCGTTGCTCCGGCCGTGGTCACCTGCCTTGGCCTGATCTTCGCGGTGCTGACCGAACGGATCCGTTGGGCAACCGCGTTCCGGCTGATCCTGTTCATGCCGATGGCGATTTCGCTGTTGGCGTCCGGGATCATTTTCAGGCTCGTCTACGAGCAGGATCCGGAGCGCGGTGTGGTGAACGCGGCGATGGTCGGCGTGCACGACGTCTTCGCTACGCCGTCTTCCTATCCCGGTGCCCGCCCGCGTTCCGGCTTCGACGCCAGTGAGAGGGGATACACCAGCACCGCAACGGTTTCCCCTGGCGGCGTGGTGTCCCTGCCGCTGGTCGGGTACTCGCCGCAGCAGTTGCCCACCAGCGCTCGTCCTGTGTCGCAGCCGTCGGCGGGCCGCAACGAGGTGCGCGGCGCGGTGTGGCTGGATGTGTCGACGGGTGGCCGGTCTGGCCGGATCGATCCCGCCGAACGCGGCCTACCCGGTCTCACGGTCGAGATCGTGCGGGACGGAGCCGTGGTGGCGACCACGATGACAGGTGACGACGGCAGGTTCACCTTCCCCAACCTTGGGCCGGGGGAATACTCGGTGCGCTTGCCGTCCGGCAACTTCGCGTTGCCGTTTCGCGGTCTGACCTGGCTTGGTCCGGCGCTGGTCACGCCAGTGATCATCTCTTCGTGGATCTGGATCATGACGGGGTTCGCGATCACCTTCATCGCCGCCGGACTGTCCGCGATTCCCCGTGACGCTCTTGAAGCCGCGCGGGTCGATGGCGCGACCGAGTGGCAGGTGTTCAAGCGGGTCACCGTTCCGCTGCTGGCGCCGGTGCTGCTCACCGTGTTCGTCACGCTCGTGATCAACGTGCTGAAGATCTTCGAGTTGGTCTTCGTGATCGCACCGGGTTCCGTGCAGGAGGAAGCCAACGTCCTGGCGCTGCAGATGTGGCAAGTGTCATTCGGCGCGGGCGGCGACCAGGGCGTCGGCAGCGCGTTGGCGATCATCCTGTTCCTGCTGGTCGCCCCAGCGATGCTCTACAACATCCGTAGGTTCCGACGGGAGCGATCGTGA
- a CDS encoding ABC transporter substrate-binding protein — MRLSKIAGLFALALAATACSPGESASVSATDGDGALKGQTVDIIGTWSGEEQARFEKVLAAFTAKTEAQVRYTGAGDELPTVVQTKVSGGTPPSVALVAQPGFAAQLAKSGAIKPVSAQVEQEVAANYASIWRKLGSFDNKLYGIYFKVANKSTIWYSKKAFEAASVPLDPPASWETFLTTSRSLADAGTSAVSVAGADGWTLTDWFENVYLRTAGPENYDKLTKHETPWTDQSVRVALRELAKLFGDQRLIEGGSSGALQTEFPKSVTNVFGDPGKAAMVFEGDFVSGVISSSTGAVVGRDATFFPFPSVNGSAPAVVTGGDMAVQFKDDKATNELMKFLASPEAGAVWAAEGGYLSASKGIDAKAYPDDVTRDLAQQIIDAGDNVRFDLSDLTPTAFGGTKGAGMWKDLQDFLADPTKVEETMQRLEMSAIKAYAS; from the coding sequence ATGAGACTGAGCAAGATCGCCGGGTTGTTCGCGCTCGCGCTTGCCGCGACCGCCTGCAGCCCCGGTGAGTCCGCGAGCGTCAGCGCGACCGATGGCGACGGTGCACTGAAGGGCCAGACCGTCGACATCATCGGCACGTGGTCCGGCGAGGAGCAGGCGCGTTTCGAGAAGGTGCTCGCCGCGTTCACGGCCAAGACCGAAGCTCAGGTCAGATACACCGGCGCGGGCGACGAGTTGCCGACCGTGGTGCAGACCAAGGTCTCCGGCGGCACGCCGCCGAGCGTCGCACTCGTGGCACAGCCGGGTTTCGCCGCCCAACTCGCGAAATCGGGTGCGATCAAGCCGGTGAGCGCACAGGTGGAGCAAGAGGTCGCGGCGAACTACGCGTCGATCTGGCGGAAGCTCGGGAGCTTCGACAACAAGCTGTACGGCATCTATTTCAAGGTCGCCAACAAGTCCACCATCTGGTACAGCAAGAAGGCGTTCGAAGCCGCCTCGGTCCCGCTTGATCCACCTGCGTCGTGGGAAACGTTCCTCACCACCTCCCGTTCGCTCGCGGACGCGGGTACGTCGGCGGTGTCCGTCGCGGGTGCCGACGGCTGGACCCTCACAGACTGGTTCGAGAACGTCTACCTGCGCACCGCTGGACCGGAGAACTACGACAAGCTCACCAAGCACGAGACCCCCTGGACCGACCAGAGCGTGCGGGTGGCGTTGCGGGAACTGGCGAAGCTGTTCGGTGACCAGAGACTGATCGAAGGCGGCTCGTCGGGCGCGCTGCAGACCGAGTTCCCGAAGTCTGTCACGAACGTGTTCGGTGACCCAGGCAAGGCGGCGATGGTGTTCGAGGGCGACTTCGTCTCCGGTGTCATCAGCTCCAGCACCGGGGCCGTCGTTGGTCGCGATGCGACGTTCTTCCCATTCCCCTCGGTGAATGGCAGCGCTCCCGCGGTCGTCACGGGCGGCGACATGGCCGTTCAGTTCAAGGACGACAAGGCCACCAACGAGTTGATGAAGTTCCTCGCCTCGCCCGAGGCCGGTGCGGTGTGGGCGGCCGAGGGCGGCTACCTCTCGGCGAGCAAGGGCATCGATGCCAAGGCATATCCCGACGATGTGACCCGCGACCTCGCACAGCAGATCATCGACGCGGGCGACAACGTCCGATTCGACCTCTCCGACCTCACGCCCACCGCGTTCGGTGGCACCAAGGGCGCGGGCATGTGGAAGGACCTGCAGGACTTCCTCGCCGATCCGACGAAGGTCGAGGAGACGATGCAGCGCTTGGAAATGAGTGCGATCAAAGCGTACGCGTCGTGA
- a CDS encoding ABC transporter ATP-binding protein — protein MAELMLAGLGKAYGDGTRAVTDLDLDIRDGEFLVLVGPSGCGKSTALRMVAGLETISEGTIRIGDRVVNDVPSRDRDVAMVFQSYALYPHLNVFDNIAFGLTLRRMPKKEIRQRVRRVAEVLELTEHLDRKPRNLSGGQRQRVAMGRAMVRSPQVFLMDEPLSNLDAKLRVQMRAQIARMQRDLGVTTVYVTHDQTEAMTLGDRVAVMKRGVLQQVGPPQELYDRPVNLFVAGFIGSPGMNLLVARLHVDGDGQHWVTLNSDALRLPDSVLHERPALANFVGRDVVLGVRPEDMEDATLVDHVEGSLLHSVADLVEAMGSDVLVHYPVDAQPADTVDTRALAEDSGADDVPAKHNGMVMVGRFSPRSRIYEGQPIAIWIDTARLHFFDPITGAAIWNEESS, from the coding sequence GTGGCGGAACTGATGCTTGCCGGACTCGGCAAGGCTTACGGCGACGGCACGCGTGCCGTGACGGACCTCGACCTGGACATCCGGGACGGGGAGTTTCTCGTGCTGGTCGGACCCTCGGGGTGTGGAAAGTCGACTGCTCTGCGGATGGTCGCGGGTCTGGAGACCATCAGTGAGGGCACGATCCGGATCGGCGACCGCGTCGTGAACGACGTGCCGTCCCGTGACCGCGATGTCGCGATGGTGTTTCAATCCTATGCGCTATACCCGCATCTGAACGTATTCGACAACATCGCGTTCGGGCTCACCTTGCGTAGGATGCCGAAGAAGGAGATCCGGCAACGGGTGCGCCGGGTCGCCGAGGTGTTGGAACTCACCGAGCATCTCGATCGCAAGCCACGCAACTTGTCCGGTGGGCAGCGGCAGCGGGTGGCAATGGGGCGGGCGATGGTGCGATCGCCACAGGTATTCCTCATGGACGAGCCATTGTCCAATTTGGATGCGAAGCTGCGCGTGCAGATGCGGGCGCAAATCGCCCGGATGCAACGTGATCTCGGTGTGACGACGGTGTACGTGACCCACGATCAGACCGAGGCGATGACGCTGGGCGATCGTGTTGCGGTGATGAAACGTGGTGTGCTGCAACAGGTCGGTCCTCCTCAGGAGCTCTATGACCGGCCAGTGAACCTGTTCGTCGCAGGCTTCATCGGTTCGCCGGGGATGAACCTGCTGGTGGCTCGACTGCACGTGGACGGTGACGGCCAGCACTGGGTCACGCTCAACTCCGACGCGCTGCGACTGCCGGATTCCGTGCTGCACGAACGCCCCGCGCTGGCGAATTTCGTCGGCCGGGACGTCGTGCTCGGCGTCCGGCCGGAGGACATGGAGGACGCGACCCTCGTCGACCACGTCGAGGGGTCGTTGCTGCATTCGGTCGCCGATCTGGTGGAGGCGATGGGATCGGACGTGCTCGTGCACTACCCGGTGGACGCCCAACCCGCCGACACCGTCGACACGCGGGCGCTCGCCGAGGACTCCGGTGCCGACGACGTGCCCGCCAAGCACAACGGCATGGTGATGGTCGGGCGCTTCAGCCCGCGATCGCGGATCTACGAGGGGCAACCGATCGCGATCTGGATCGACACGGCCCGCCTGCACTTCTTCGACCCGATCACTGGTGCCGCCATCTGGAATGAGGAGAGTTCATGA
- a CDS encoding response regulator transcription factor, with the protein MPRALVVEDDPAVQVALVHALRGLGLDTHAVGTAAAALQEVANTELDIVVLDLGLPDLDGGVALTMLRSISNVPVIVATARGDEESVVRSLNGGADDYIVKPFASRHLAARINALLRRSQPASETDEPEDVIDLGGLKIDLSTRHATLDSVVLDLSRREFDMLVYLAQRAGRVVKRHELLQAVWDQASTSDDRTIDVHTSWLRRKLGETAADPRYLHTVRGVGYRLAAPG; encoded by the coding sequence ATGCCTAGAGCGCTGGTAGTCGAGGACGATCCCGCAGTCCAGGTCGCGTTGGTGCACGCGCTCCGCGGACTCGGTCTGGACACGCACGCCGTGGGCACAGCAGCTGCCGCGTTACAGGAAGTCGCCAATACCGAGCTCGACATCGTGGTGCTCGACCTCGGCCTGCCGGACCTCGACGGCGGAGTGGCCTTGACGATGCTCCGCAGCATCAGCAACGTCCCGGTGATCGTCGCGACCGCCCGCGGGGACGAGGAGTCAGTCGTACGCTCACTCAACGGGGGCGCTGATGACTACATCGTCAAACCCTTTGCCAGCAGACATCTCGCCGCCCGGATCAACGCGTTGCTGCGGCGCAGCCAGCCCGCATCGGAGACAGACGAACCAGAAGACGTCATCGATCTCGGCGGCCTCAAGATCGACCTGAGCACGCGACACGCGACATTGGACAGCGTCGTGCTCGACCTCAGCAGGCGGGAGTTCGACATGCTGGTTTACCTAGCGCAGCGGGCGGGCCGCGTCGTCAAAAGGCACGAGCTATTGCAGGCGGTGTGGGATCAGGCGTCCACTTCAGACGACCGCACCATCGACGTCCACACATCTTGGTTGCGCCGCAAGCTCGGTGAAACCGCGGCCGATCCGCGCTATCTGCACACGGTACGCGGGGTTGGTTACCGCCTCGCGGCACCCGGATGA
- a CDS encoding sensor histidine kinase translates to MTRLARRAVLVACTVLTVLLVSLTVVLAVSHERDLVHEKDFSDATIVAEVLAATQDKEIVRAAIGRTPAGRSGRLEARLAHGGVLGMSNGDPAVVLPVRAADGGNAVVSVVSAPIPFPHGKVILALFVAAAGMAGAVPLGLRPLRPIGRALTTLTEVALDGGRRLRVKGPRELEELGEAINATADRTDEMLAKERKMIADVSHRLRTPLTALRLDAEAIGSGDAADRVRVSVETLEHDVNQIIHSLQLSTVATAKPRCDLAAAVAERMMFWSAHAETQLRSFEVTLTDGPAKVPLARDRVEAVVDTLLANVFQHTPPSAPIAVQVVRHAGWITLVVEDGGPGFADPSGALLRGASGCGSTGLGLDIARSAVESTGGRIIVDKGQLGGARIRLKMAEADREQRPEDPRAWRLWSKNHRRPRPQ, encoded by the coding sequence ATGACGCGGCTCGCCAGACGCGCGGTCCTTGTCGCCTGCACGGTGCTGACCGTTCTTCTGGTGTCGTTGACCGTCGTCCTCGCGGTATCGCACGAACGCGATCTCGTGCACGAGAAGGATTTCAGCGATGCGACCATCGTCGCGGAGGTGCTGGCCGCGACCCAGGACAAGGAGATCGTCCGCGCGGCTATCGGTCGCACACCGGCAGGCCGCTCCGGTCGGCTGGAGGCTCGGCTCGCGCACGGTGGGGTGCTCGGAATGAGCAATGGTGATCCCGCTGTCGTACTGCCGGTGCGAGCCGCTGACGGCGGTAACGCTGTCGTGTCCGTGGTGTCGGCTCCCATCCCATTTCCGCACGGCAAAGTCATACTCGCGCTATTTGTCGCCGCGGCAGGCATGGCAGGCGCTGTGCCGCTCGGTCTGCGGCCGCTGCGCCCGATCGGGCGGGCGCTCACGACGTTGACCGAGGTCGCGCTGGACGGCGGTCGCCGCTTGCGGGTGAAAGGACCGCGTGAGCTTGAGGAACTCGGTGAGGCGATCAACGCGACCGCTGACCGCACCGACGAGATGCTCGCGAAGGAGCGGAAGATGATCGCGGACGTCTCGCACCGGCTCCGCACGCCACTCACTGCATTGCGTCTCGACGCCGAGGCGATCGGCTCCGGCGATGCCGCGGACCGCGTCCGCGTCTCGGTCGAGACACTCGAGCACGACGTCAACCAGATCATCCACTCCCTCCAACTCAGCACCGTCGCGACGGCGAAGCCGAGGTGCGACCTCGCTGCTGCCGTGGCAGAACGGATGATGTTCTGGTCCGCTCACGCCGAGACGCAGCTACGTTCCTTCGAGGTGACGCTTACCGACGGGCCGGCAAAGGTACCGCTCGCGCGCGACCGGGTCGAGGCCGTCGTGGACACATTGCTGGCCAACGTCTTCCAACACACACCCCCGTCCGCGCCGATAGCGGTCCAGGTGGTGCGACACGCGGGCTGGATCACGCTTGTGGTGGAAGACGGCGGTCCGGGCTTCGCCGATCCCAGCGGCGCCTTGCTCCGGGGCGCGAGCGGCTGCGGGTCGACCGGGCTCGGCCTCGACATCGCCCGGTCCGCCGTGGAGTCCACCGGGGGGCGCATCATCGTCGACAAAGGCCAGCTAGGTGGCGCCCGCATCCGGTTGAAGATGGCCGAGGCAGATCGCGAGCAGCGCCCGGAAGATCCTCGCGCATGGCGCCTGTGGTCCAAGAACCACCGGCGCCCGCGCCCACAATGA
- a CDS encoding AfsR/SARP family transcriptional regulator, with protein sequence MGDHEVELGFPLRRGLFAYLTLRGGQPVSRDRLVHALWGTEAPESARGSIYTYVAGLRKDMDLAGASVRLMSARTGYTMNLADFDTDARRFDRHWSAGRTLAETAAIAEFDAALKLWNGAPLAGAGGALVDTERAGLVEQWLAMAEQRGTLMLELGGQEYGLASELSLLTDLHPLRERLRALFRIRMCDPFTNGRLSWCVEREVYVDQLGIQGIQRVSWILLPQMAPAGGG encoded by the coding sequence CTGGGCGACCATGAGGTCGAGCTTGGATTTCCGCTCCGCCGTGGGCTGTTCGCCTATCTGACGTTGCGCGGCGGCCAGCCCGTGTCCCGCGATCGGCTCGTGCACGCATTGTGGGGAACCGAGGCGCCGGAGAGCGCGCGCGGCAGCATCTACACCTATGTCGCCGGGCTGCGTAAGGACATGGACCTCGCCGGTGCGTCCGTGAGACTGATGTCCGCACGCACCGGTTACACGATGAACCTGGCGGACTTCGACACCGATGCTCGTCGGTTCGACCGCCACTGGTCTGCTGGCCGCACACTGGCCGAGACCGCCGCGATCGCCGAGTTCGACGCTGCGCTGAAACTGTGGAATGGCGCCCCGCTGGCCGGCGCGGGCGGCGCCTTGGTGGACACCGAACGGGCCGGTCTGGTCGAACAGTGGCTGGCCATGGCGGAGCAGCGCGGCACCTTGATGCTGGAGCTGGGCGGTCAGGAATACGGACTGGCATCCGAGCTGTCACTGCTGACCGATCTCCACCCGTTGCGCGAGCGGTTGCGGGCGTTGTTCCGCATCAGAATGTGCGATCCCTTCACGAACGGCCGACTGTCTTGGTGTGTCGAAAGGGAGGTATACGTTGATCAGCTGGGTATTCAGGGAATCCAGCGTGTTTCGTGGATTCTGCTGCCGCAGATGGCGCCCGCGGGTGGCGGGTGA
- a CDS encoding flavodoxin family protein has translation MTDYRDLRALFINGTLKYSPEPSNTEGLIDISRTIMEKRGVGVEVIRAIDYDIATGVWPDMTEHGAATDAWPALYEKVMAADILVLAGPIWLGDNSSVMKKVIERLYACSSLLNDSGQYAYYGRVGGCLVTGNEDGVKHCAMNVLYSLQHLGYTIPPQADAGWIGEAGPGPSYLDAGSGGPENDFTNRNATFMTWNLLHLARMLKDAGGIPAHGNQRAGWDAGCRYDFENPEYR, from the coding sequence ATGACCGATTATCGCGATCTCCGGGCATTGTTCATCAATGGCACGTTGAAGTACTCGCCGGAGCCGAGCAACACCGAGGGGCTGATCGACATCAGCCGGACGATCATGGAGAAACGCGGTGTAGGCGTCGAGGTGATCCGGGCAATCGACTATGACATCGCCACCGGGGTCTGGCCGGACATGACCGAGCACGGCGCGGCCACCGACGCCTGGCCCGCCCTCTACGAGAAGGTGATGGCCGCCGACATCTTGGTGCTGGCCGGTCCGATCTGGCTGGGCGACAACTCCTCGGTGATGAAGAAGGTCATCGAGCGGCTCTACGCGTGTTCCAGCCTGCTGAACGATTCCGGGCAGTACGCCTACTACGGCCGGGTCGGTGGCTGTCTCGTCACCGGCAACGAGGACGGCGTGAAGCACTGCGCGATGAACGTCCTGTACAGCCTGCAGCACCTCGGCTACACGATCCCGCCGCAGGCCGACGCCGGATGGATTGGCGAGGCCGGTCCCGGACCGTCCTATCTGGACGCCGGTTCGGGCGGACCGGAGAACGACTTCACGAACCGCAACGCGACGTTCATGACGTGGAACCTGTTGCACCTGGCCCGGATGCTCAAAGATGCGGGCGGGATCCCGGCGCACGGCAATCAGCGCGCCGGATGGGACGCGGGCTGCCGGTACGATTTCGAGAACCCTGAGTACCGCTGA
- a CDS encoding transposase, which produces MQVISASRSEWIVPFTGLEPGQFRKLVRVVAQRGGEQVTDGRPGRQWRLDLADRVLLVATYWRTNLTMRQIGPLFGVSHSAAHRVIDTIGPLLALAPVRKRRIDQIAIVDGTLVPTRDHRLAAPSKNYRYSTNLQVAIDADTRLVIATGDPEPGNRNDCTVYRDSGIEHTLAGRPVMADGGYQGNPGVIMPYRKRADGQPLTDWQEALNTTHRKVRARVEHTLGRMKNWKILRDYRRAAHTLRDTASAIANLHNITITG; this is translated from the coding sequence GTGCAGGTGATCTCGGCGTCCCGGTCGGAGTGGATCGTTCCGTTCACGGGCTTGGAACCCGGCCAGTTCCGCAAGCTCGTGCGGGTCGTAGCCCAGCGTGGCGGCGAGCAGGTCACCGACGGTCGCCCTGGCCGTCAGTGGCGGCTGGACTTGGCCGACCGGGTGTTGCTGGTCGCGACCTACTGGCGGACCAACCTCACGATGCGCCAGATCGGGCCCCTGTTCGGTGTGTCGCACTCCGCGGCCCACCGGGTCATCGACACCATCGGCCCGTTGCTGGCGCTGGCCCCGGTCCGCAAGCGGCGGATCGACCAGATCGCGATCGTCGACGGCACCCTGGTGCCAACCCGGGATCACCGACTGGCGGCACCGTCGAAGAACTACCGGTACTCGACCAACCTGCAAGTCGCGATCGACGCCGACACCCGCTTGGTCATCGCCACCGGCGACCCCGAACCGGGCAACCGCAACGACTGCACCGTCTACCGCGACTCCGGCATCGAGCACACCCTGGCCGGGCGCCCGGTCATGGCCGACGGCGGCTACCAAGGCAACCCCGGCGTGATCATGCCTTACCGCAAACGCGCCGACGGCCAACCTCTGACCGACTGGCAAGAAGCCCTCAACACCACGCACCGCAAGGTCCGCGCCCGCGTCGAACACACCCTCGGACGCATGAAGAACTGGAAGATCCTGCGCGACTACCGCCGCGCAGCCCACACCTTGCGCGACACCGCGTCAGCGATCGCGAACCTGCACAACATCACCATCACCGGCTGA